Proteins from a genomic interval of Gopherus evgoodei ecotype Sinaloan lineage chromosome 7, rGopEvg1_v1.p, whole genome shotgun sequence:
- the CALHM1 gene encoding calcium homeostasis modulator protein 1, which yields MDKFRMIFQFLQSNQESFMNGICGIMALASAQMYSAFDFNCPCLPSYNLVYGLGILFVPPWVLFLLGFVMNNNVSVLAEEWKRPTGMRQKDPAVLRYMFCSMAQRAMIAPAVWISVTLLDGKCFMCAFSTSVPVEKLGNGSYSGLSEKEMRRILARIPCEEIYNGRELVAREVAVRYLRCISQALGWSFVLLMTVLAFLVRALRPCFTQAAFLKSKYWSHYIDIERKLFDETCTEHAKTFAKVCIQQFFEAMNMHMGLGHTHSPEAAPSEVGEEKEKLLGITDQRTMNKLLKSWHKCKPPLSLHQEVLQNGNGWVEDNQHRNHIGLPKREIVTYYSKV from the exons ATGGATAAGTTCCGAATGATCTTCCAGTTCCTCCAGTCCAATCAGGAATCTTTTATGAATGGCATATGTGGGATCATGGCCCTGGCCAGCGCCCAGATGTACTCCGCCTTCGATTTCAACTGCCCTTGCCTGCCGAGTTACAACCTGGTGTATGGCCTGGGCATCCTGTTCGTGCCCCCCTGGGTCTTGTTCCTCCTGGGCTTTGTGATGAACAACAATGTGTCCGTGCTGGCAGAGGAGTGGAAGAGGCCCACGGGCATGAGGCAGAAGGACCCGGCTGTCCTGCGCTACATGTTCTGCTCCATGGCCCAGCGGGCCATGATCGCACCTGCTGTCTGGATCTCCGTGACACTGCTGGATGGGAAGTGCTTCATGTGCGCATTCAGCACCTCCGTGCCAGTGGAGAAGCTGGGGAACGGGAGCTACTCGGGCCTGTCGGAGAAGGAGATGAGGAGGATACTGGCCCGCATCCCCTGCGAAGAGATCTACAACGGGCGGGAGCTTGTGGCCCGGGAGGTGGCGGTGAGATACCTGCGCTGCATCTCACAG GCTCTAGGCTGGTCCTTCGTGCTGCTGATGACTGTGCTGGCTTTCCTTGTCAGGGCCCTCCGGCCCTGCTTCACTCAAGCAGCCTTCCTGAAGAGCAAGTATTGGTCCCACTACATAGACATTGAGCGCAAGCTGTTCGACGAGACCTGCACAGAGCATGCCAAGACCTTCGCCAAGGTCTGCATCCAGCAGTTCTTTGAGGCCATGAACATGCACATGGGCCTGGGGCATACCCACTCCCCTGAGGCGGCTCCCTCAGAAgtaggggaagagaaagagaagctACTGGGCATTACAGACCAGAGGACTATGAACAAGCTCCTGAAGAGCTGGCACAAATGCAAGCCGCCTCTGAGCCTCCATCAGGAGGTGTTACAGAACGGGAATGGCTGGGTGGAGGACAATCAGCATCGCAATCACATCGGTCTGCCCAAGAGGGAGATTGTCACCTACTATAGTAAAGTGTGA